The window CGATATCCTCAAGCGACGTCCCGCACTCTGTACACTCCTCGGGTTTATACGTTTCCGTATGATCCGGGGTTTCCGAGCGCTCAAGAGTATGTCCTTTATGACCGGGCTGGCCGCCGTTCGGATTCTGACCGGATCTCCTCAGGCTATTCGTTTTCTTCGGTTTGTTCGGTTTATTGTATCCGTCGCTGGAAGGCGGTTTCCCACTGTTCCGGCTGTTTTTCGACAACCGGGCCTGCAAATCCTTCAACGTAACGGACTGCTTTTCCAGCTGCACAGCAAGTTTTTCAACGTGCATGGTTACTTTGCCAAATAATGCAACGACAGCTTCTTCACCTTCCGCGAAGGCCTTACGGATTTCTTTCTCATCGGGAATGCTGAAATTCATACCGGCAGCATAATATCCAGCTGTTGATTCTGTCAATAAACTTGGAGGTTGGCTGAGTAGTTACATGAATTCAAAGGTTTTTAAGGAACCTGCCGGTACTTTCGGGGTGTACCCTGTGGTTTCTCAGCAGGCTAATTTCACCGAAGAAATTTCATATGTAGCCTTGTGCCTGGAAACATGGCTGCAAAGGGCTTGAGTTTTCGCGAGTCATCATTATGGGAATCGGCGCGTTGAAAGATGATGAAGAGCACAGGCAGAATTCCGCTCGCCTGCTGTATGTGGGCATAACAAGGGCGCAGGAGTATTTGCTTATTACCACATCCGGTAATAACGAATACAGTCAGGATTTAATGAATATATATTCTGCTCTGGGGAATGATCACGCTTTTGAGGGTGATTAGTGAGTAAACAAGCTTATCTTGTGATGTTCTCTGTTTAAAAGTTTACAGTTCCTATTTTTCTGAGTTTTAAAATTTATTATTTTTACAACTAAAACTTGACAACGTCTTGGTTGTAATAATAAAATTAATTAATAACGAAAACTAAAAGATAAAAATCATCGCATTACCACTCTACATCAAAGGGGGAAAATATGAATATTATCAATATGTTGCTCCGTAGCAAAAAAAGGTCAGTTATCCATCTTGTCAATGCTTTTTTTATAGCTATCTGTTTCCCTAGTATAATTTTAGGTGAAAGCCAAGTGGTTACACCAGTAGATACTCAAGAAAACAATTCGGAATTGACTCAGACCTCCCACAAGTTGTTACCAGAAGTTGGAGTGCGCGTTATCATCCCTGAAAAGAAAAAAGTTTCTGATAGATTAGAAAAGGCCCTTCTAAGAAGGGCTTTCTCGTTTGATTCTAATACAAATTTTTCTAGAGCCTTCTCTTTAGATACATTTAATCCTAGCTCGTTTAGCGTTGCAGAAGCAGCAGATGAGGTGGAGCTTATTGAAATTATAAGACCACAAGGGATACACTTAGTTAATCAAACGCCATTTAACCGTGATGCACGGCTTACTCATAAAGTTCCGCAGTTTGAAGCGACGTTTCATAACGGGCAAGGAGCTTCTATCTTAGCTGCAATTTTCGATGGAGGGGCAGTACGCAATACTCATCAAGAATTCCGAGTAGATATGTTGAGTCCTGATGGAAATTCAGCATCTCCAATTTATCGGGTGGATAAAAGAACTTCATCTCCTTACAGTAACCACGCGACTCATGTCGCAGGCACAATGGCCGCCCAAGGCGTTCGAGACGCAGCACGTGGTATGGCACGAAAATTGCGTCTTTTGAGTTTTGACTGGAAAGATGATCTAGTGAATCTAGAGGCCGTGGCCGATCATATTACAGTCTCAAATCATTCGTATGGCCCATTTACAGGATGGTCTCACAACGAAGAGCTTGGGGGATGGATCTGGTGGGGCAATATTTCTCACAGTGACAAAGAGGACTCTACTTTCGGCAAATATACATCAGACAATGCAATGCTGGATAACATTCTTTACACTCATCCAGAGCTGCTAACTGTTGTTGCAGCCGGTAATGACAGAATTGATGCTCCGATAAGCCAGCCGGAACGTCATTACTTCATAGATGGCATCAACCCTTTAACAGGCCAAGCTAATTGGAAAATTTCTTCAGATATACGAAATGCGGACGGGTTCGATCAAGGCGGACTCGATACTATTTCAGGTTTAGGGGTGTCAAAAAACGTACTCTGTGTTGGTGCAATTAATGATCAATTTCGAAATGGTGTACAGATTAGTGAAACAATAAAATCAACAAGTTTTAGCAATTGGGGGCCAACTGATGACGGGCGCATTAAACCGGATGTTGTAGCAAATGGTGACACGTTATTATCCTTATCGTCGGAAGATGACGATGTTTACACGGAAATATCAGGAACTTCAATGGCAAGTCCTACGGCTGCCGGAATTGCTGCATTACTCGCAGAATTTTTTATTACCAAACAGGGGCGTGCTCCAACATCAGCAGAACTCAAGGGTATTATTATTCATGGAGCAGTAGATGGAGGAATACCAGGACCGGATCCTATCTTTGGATGGGGAGCTATTAATGCTTTGGCTTCAGGCCGTATCATTGCGGGAAACCAAGGTGAAATAATCCTATCTGATACCGTTGAAGTTGGAGCTGTAAAAGAATATTCCTTCGCTGGAACTCCAAAGGACGTACGTGTTACGTTAACCTGGACTGATCTGCCGGGGTGTCAAGTCCTGAAATATGTTGACACCAAAATAGTAACTACTTCACATCAATTTTCTCAAAATAAATCTCTGCAGGCTTTCCATAGTTGAGTGCCAGGTGAGGCCGTTCATAATTGTATAGCCATACAGCTTCCCGGACAGCTTTCTGAGCATGTTCCTTATCAATGAAAAGGTCGTCAAGGCCATATTCGCCTTTTAAGATTCCATTCACTCGTTCAGCTAAGGCGTTTTCGTAACAGTTGCCCACTTCTCCCATGCTGGAACGTATCTCCATCTTTTGCAATCGCTCCCGGTACAGCCAGGCGGTGTATTGCACCCCATGATCCGAATGATGGATCAGGCCACGCAAATCAGCACCGTCAGCCTGTGCTATCGCCTGTTTCAGCGCCCGGTCACACCCTTCGACCGCAAGCGACGACGAGAGATCGAAGCCGACAATAAAGCGAGAAAAAACATCGGTCAGTAAAGCCAGATAAACAAATCCCGTCTCGGTCGTGATATAGGTGATGTCACCAACCCAGGCCTGATGGACGTGGGTAATGGTTAAATCAATCAACAGATTGGGGCATCGCCACAGGCCAGCATGTGTGGTTTTGCGATGGCTGAGTCTGGTTGGGACCAGCAGGTTATGTGCTGATAACAGCTTGAAAAATGCGTCTCTGCCCCTGGAAATTCCCAAGGCGGCCATCGAATCCTGTAGTTCGTAATGCAGTTTTCGTCCGCCCATACGTGGGTGACGCTGGCGGATGGCCCTGACCAGTTCCACGATGAGTTGGTTTTCGGCTGCCTGGAGCATCTGTCGCTGCAATGCCTGGTAATATGCCTGCCGACTGATACCGTACCAGTTACAGGCCGCCTGCCTGCTGATCTGCCTTACAGCTGCTGCCCTGGTTATAATTTCCTCCCGAAATTTTTTTAATATCAGTGCCCAATGATTGATCGGCTACTTCTATCGTGGTTTCCAGCATCCGGTTTTCAAGGACGCTTTGTGCCAATGCCGATTCCAGCTCCTTGATCCGGCTTTTCATTGCTTTAAATTCAAGCTGATCTTCAACCGTTTGGATATGCACAACCTCGGCGCGGTAACCGGAACGGCCAAACTTCTTAATCCATCGCTCTACGGTGCCGTGAGCGCCAATGCCATATTTCTGACGCAAGCTGTATATGCTGACGCCCTCTTCGTACTCTCTGACAACCTGTTGTTTAAGTGCCTGGCTGTAACGTTTGACAGGTTCTTTTTTCATATTATTCCCCTCCTGAATGGTCATTAATGTGTCAACTATATTCAGGACGGGTCACAACGTCTACATTGCAAAACGATCTTGACTTAGTCTTAGTTGCTCCAAATGGTGTACACCTTTTTCCGTACCGTTTGAACCCTCAACAACCGTTAGAAGAAGCTCTTACAGATGCTCCAAATCGAGTAGATAATGTAGAAGTAATCGATAGTAAAGCATCTAATGGTGAATGGGTCGTCAGGGTAACCGCGAGCAGATTAAAAAACAATGCTCATCAAAAATTTAGCTTAGTTGTAACAGGGCTTAAATTGCAGTAGTCGAAGACTTGGTCTGGCCTTTTACCGGGTACGTGCCCAGCACGTAACCCGGTTTTTATTTGACCGACATTCAGCACCCTCTAACTGGTTGATTATTAATCAAATAAAAAATATCAAAATTGAGAAATTTCGATGGTCGCCCTGCTGAGTGTTGTTACAGGTAAAGTTAAGCGATAACAGTGAATTGCAAAAGCAGGCTTCCGTGTCAAAAAAAGAGCAGTTTCAACCCTCTACGATTGACTGTTAGCTTGAACAACACTCCAAAGGGACACCACCTGAAATCTTATTGCACGAGAACGTTTTTTATATATTATATCAATATAACATTTTAATTTTACTGAATTGTTACGCTTGATCTTTTCGCCTTATTTCCGTATCATATTACTATATGATATTCTTTACTGTGCAAGTGTTAACTTCTATCCAGACAAACATTTTCTAAAAGAGGTAGCATTATGACTACACTTGGAATTACAGAAACGGCCACCGTAGCAGGGCTTGATCCTAAGCCGCTCCCTGAATTTCTAGCTGAGATTTCCCCCCTCAGAACCTGTTGAAAAACTATTTATACCTATTTAGCATCTTCCTGATTGATGCTATGTAAACCATAGTTTCGGCTGATTGCGCCTGTCGCTCGTAGTCGATCATCAGTCTTCGATCCCATTGGAACCAGCCGAAGGTCCTTTCAATAATCCAGCGTTTCGGCACCACTTGAAACCCTTTAGTCTTCAAGGTGGGAGCGATTTCCAACCGGCACTGAAAGGCGCACCATAAATAGTCGGCCAAATCGCCTCGATAAGCGGCATCGGCCCAAACCATTTTAATGGAAGCAAACCACAAAAAAAGAGTTTGAAAGATAGAGATAGACTGCTTTCCATCTGACAGGTTGGCATCATGAACTTTGACAATTAGCGGAAAACCAAGGGTATCCGAAATTACATGGCGTTTTCGTCCTTTTACTTTCTTATTGCCGTCAAAGCCTCGGGTCTCAGCCATCTGTGCAGTTTTGACGGATTGACTATCAATCATAACCGCAGAAGGCTCAGCGTTTTTCCCTTGTTCCTCTCGCAGGTCCGTGTGAATTGCCTGCTTGACGAGAAACCAGGTTCCATCCCGCTTCCATTTACGAAAGTAATAGTAAACGCTGGTCCACTTTGGGAAATCATGCGGAATTTCTCGCCATTGACACCCAGTGTGAACCAAGTAAAAAATTGCGTTGAGAATCTCTCTGAGAGCATAAGATCTTGGCCTGCCGGTTTTTGAAGGAGAGGGGAGAAATTTATTAATAATTTCAAATTGTATATCAGTGAGATCTGTACTGTAGCTAGCTCGTTCCATGTTGTTTTTCCTTTCGCTGTTTGATATGGCTGAAAAGAAAATTATGCTATGAAACTGCTTCAGCAGTAAAGTCTCAAAAAGTTTTTAAACAGGCTCTCAGTGAAGAGGAAAAAAGGCAAATCATCAAACAAGCACTTGTTCTTATGGAGGAATTTTATGTCCATCTTCCTCTCAAGCGCTCAATGTATGCTGTAGAGCCTGTGCAGCGCCTTAAATTGCTCGACCATAGGTTACCTCCAGATGATCGTCGCTTTCATGAAGAAATGATCTCAATTTTTATGGGGGTTCGTGATTTGCACACAAATTATATTTTACCTGCCCCTTATAGCCAATTTACGGCGATGCTTCCGTTTAGAATAGGTGAATATTTTGATGACGGTGAGCGCAAATATATTGTATTCGCAACAGTAGGGGAAGATCCAAGTTTTCGTCCAGGAATGCCTATAACTCACTGGAATGGTATTCCAATAGGTCGGGCTGTGGAAATCAATGCTCGTCTTCATGCTGGCGGCAATGAGGCTGCCAGCCACTCCCGTGGCCTGCAACGTATGACGGTGCGTCCATTAATAATGTCTTTACCTCCTGATGAAGAATGGATTGATATTCGCTATCTTGATGAGGATGGCAAGGCTCAGGAACGTCGTTTCGAATGGACCGTGGTTAGCTCTAGTGATGTCAGGCTATCGGAGACTAGCATGAGAGATTTGGACGATGCTACTCTTGGTCATTTGGCAACCATCGGATTGGATGCCGAAAACGAGGTGGCCAATCATGCCATTGAGTCTGTATTCGAACAAAAACGATTGCAGCTTGATACAGCTATTTTGAGATTTCTTGAGACAGGTGCAGTTTCAGAGAGTCTAACAGGAGGCGCTGGGCCAGATTTCAGCACATTAAGTAAAATACCTAGAATTTTTCAATTCAATAGGGTCAATACTCCAAAAGGTGAAATTGGGCGTATTCAAATTCTTACGTTTAACTTAGAAAACCCAGACGGCTCTTTCATTGAGGTGGATGACTTTCTTGCCGAGTTTGTGCGTATTACTTCTTTGTTACCACAAGACCGCCTCATCATTGATGTCCGTAATAATGGCGGAGGCCATGTTCCTGCTGGTGAAAAGCTTCTGCAGACTATAACTGACTCAACAATTGAGCCAGAACGGTTACATTTCATAACTAGTAGACTTGTATTGAACATGGTAAAAAGGCACCCTTATTTTAGCAAATGGCTTCGATCTCTTGAACGGGCCATAAAGACAAGTGCTCAATACTCACAAGGTTTCCCCTTTGAGGAGCAGGAAAACTACAATCAAATTGGTCGTAAATATCCAGGCAAGGTACTGTTGATCACCAACGCTTTCTGCTACAGCACGACAGATATATTTGCAGCAGGTTTCAGGGATCATAATATAGGCCCTATTCTTGGTACCGATAGTAACACAGGAGCAGGCGGAGCCAATGTTTTTCCTTGGTGGCTAGTAAACAGTTTATGTGAGGATCTAGACAACAGTCCGGTTCAACTTCCTTCATCGGGAGCTTCTTTCAGGGTGGCAATACGCCGTACAACGCGTGTTGGTGCAAACGCTGGTGAACCACTTGAAGATTTTGGTGTCGAACCAGATGAGGTGCATCAAACCACCCTAACTGACCTCACTGAAGGAGACATTGATCTTTATGCTCATGCGGCTGACTTGCTTGACAAATGGCAATGAACGAACAGTCTGATTTATTTGGGATTGATCTTGCACTGTGCAATTTTAAAACATAATCTTTCCGTGAGCCGCTCTGGTTATATACAACGATTTTAATGGTCTATATAACGGATGTTATTTGAAACGAAAAGGCCGTCAGCTTAAATGCTAACGGCCTTTTTTTATTTAAAATCACAGTGTATTATATTTCCCGCTTTGTATAAAAAAGCTTCTTTTTTTGTTTCGCCTAAATCGATTTCAGGCAATCTTTCTTTCCTGCTCTAGCCCTTCGGCCTCTTCAAACCTTCTTGCGGTTATCCACTCCTTGTACTCCGGGATTTTGTCTTCAAGGGTGCATTCAAGCCAATTGATTATTTTCGGGTGTTCTTTCTTTGTTCCGGGTCGTTTTCCGGGAGCAGAAATTTCAGCATAAAGGTCTGTGCCTGTGGTATGCGGTATGGTCACCAATAGTTCACGTATAGAAAAAGCGATTTTGTATACATGAACAGGTTGTCGTGCAGAGGAAAACAGCTTTTTGTATACATGAATGAACCCCGTTTTCATCTCCTGAAAAATCGGGTAGTATATTTGTGTAACACAACAGAATCCGCAAAATATACCGAACAGGTTGATACACCATGCCTGAAGCCTTTATTACTCCGCATGTGCTCAGTTGGGCAAGAAAACGGGCGCAGTTCAGCACTGATGATGCTGCGCAAAGGGTAAAGGTGCGTCCTGAGCAGTTCCTTGCCTGGGAGGAGGGCAAAAAGCGGCCTACCTTCCGGCAGGCGAAACTCCTTGCCAAGGCGTTTCATGTGCCGTTCGGGTACTTCTTTCTACCTGCCCCGCCGAAACAGGAACCGGATATACCCGACCTGCGAACTGTGGGCAGCAGAACCATGCCCGGTTTCAGCCTTGAATTTCTTGACCTGTACAACGATATTCTACGCAAGCAGGACTGGTTCCGGGAATACCGTATGCAGGAGGGGGCACAGCCGCTGCCCTTTATCGGCAAATACTCCGCAACAGATGATTACCGGGTGGTGGCAGCGAATATACGGCAGGTGCTGTCTGTGGATGAGGCCCGCAGTTCCGCCCGCAATTGGGAGCAGTTCATTGCCTGCCTGATTGAACAGGCCGAAGATGCCGGTATCCTTGTCATGCGGAATTCCATTGTCGGCAACGACACCCACCGCCCGTTGTCCGTTGATGAGTTCCGGGGCTTTGCCCTTAGCGACCCGGTGGCACCGCTCATCTTTATCAATTCCCGCGATGCCAAATCCGCGCAAATCTTCACCCTTGCCCATGAGCTGGTTCATCTCTGGATCGGACAGAGCGGCGTTTCTAATCCGCTGCTGAACAGGGAGAAAAAAGGTAAACGCGGAAAAAAGGTGGAAACCTTCTGTAACAGGACGGCTGCGGAGGTACTGGTACCTGAAACTCAGTTTCTGGTTGATTGGGACAACGAGATTCCTGCACAGGAAAACATTGCCCTGCTTGCTCAACAGTACCGGGTCAGTCAGTTGGTTATTGCCCGGCGCGGATACGATCTGAACGTGTTGCCCTATGATGTGTTGCAGGATTTTTACCGGCAGGCTGTTCAATATGACCGAAAGAAAAAAGAGAAATTATCTGAAAGCGCGGGCGGCCCCAAGTCCGACACCATGCGCAAGTTCAGGAACGGCAAACTGTTTTCCCAAGCGGTGGCGGCTGCGGCCCTTGAAGGCAGACTATTGCTGCGGGATGCCGGTTCTCTGCTGGGGATCAAACCGGCCAGTCTGAAACAATATGCGGACTTTCTGACAGGAAAATAATATGGATTAGCCTGGACAGCAACGTATTTATTCAGGCCAAAAACGCTCACTACCATTTTTCTATCTGCCCCGGTTTCTGGGACTGGCTTGTTCTTCGGGCCGGGACAGTGGGTTCTATTTCTCCTGTTCTGGAAGAGCTTCAGAACGGCAACGATGAATTGAAAGACTGGGCTAAAGAGATAAAACACTCTCATTTCTTTGCCGATGTGACGGAACCTGCTGTTCAGGAAATCTTCAGATCAATTGCCAGCTATGCGGTGGAGAATCACAGTCAGCGCGTAGCTGAACATTTCCTTTCAGGGGCCGACCCGTGGCTGATAGCCTTTGCCAAAGTCCACGGCTGTACAGCCGTAACCCATGAGGCATACAACCCACAGACCAAGAGAAAGATTCTTATCCCCAATGTCTGCCATGAATTTGAGGTCGATTATACCGACTGTTTCACCATGCTGAAAAACCTGAACGTTCGTTTTGTTCTGGAAGAAAGCCGGAACGGACAATAATTTTTCCGTGTATCCCCTCCCCTCCTGAAGGTTATTCCCTCACGTAATGACAAGCAGCCTTTTTTCACGGCTGCTGTTCTTCTCGAAAAAAGAAAACTGAGAAGTACCCCGGAAAGAATTTTGAGTGGTTTGTGCTTGGATTTTTGACGGTGCTTTGTTCCCCACACGCTCCCCACAAGAAAAACGAAAACGAGGCAAAGTGTGGGGAATATGGTGGGGAAGAACAAAACGCCCTACGGGCGGATTAAAACGGAAGCAATTGCGGTATCCACTTAACCTGCCGACCCGAAGAGTTTCTCTTGTTGCATTCTTGTTTACTCTTGCTTTCCACAAAAGGTCCGTCTCTGCTCAGATCAAAGATATCTCCATAGTCAGGATGCCAAATCCGCCATAAAAACATTTTTTCTTTACAGTTTGGACATGTTAACGGATCTTTCCCGAAACTCTGTACTAGACGCTCTCTCCAGCTCAATGACCTTGAATCACTTTTCATGAATTCAAAAGTCTTCTGGATAAAACGTTTACAGTCCATCAAAATCTCTATCGCGATTGTTTTTGTACGTCGAGAATATAACCCATAATGGCGGACCATCTTGAATCCCTTTAGCGGGATATGGTCAATTAATCGTTGTATGAACTCTTTGGCTGGAATCGCTTCGGTAACTTTAACTTCTGTTTTATGATCAATATACCAAAATGTTACTTCCTCACCATCGTAATTCGTTATCTTGTGCTCTGCCAATGCTGGACGAGCCATATAGCGACCAATATATCGAGCTGCATGTCTTGCTGATGTCATCTTGCTTTTACCATTTACATAAAAACCATTACGTTGGCTTTTAAACAGGTAATCTATGAATCTTACATTTTCTTTTGTTTGCGGCAAGCTAGCCTTTATTTCAGTCAGCAAATAATATTGCCATTTTTTTCTAAGCAGACCATATGGCAAAAATGGAATATCAACCCACTGATTGGAAGATGTTAATCCTCCTTCTGTCATTAACATATGGACATGCGGATTAAACTTAAGATCTCTTCCAAACGTATGGACAACTAATAGAATTCCCGGAACAGCATCAACTCCTTTACTTTGAAGTACTTCCACAGCCGCTTTTGAAGCACAATCCATCATAATCTTGATCAGCATACGATCACTAAAAATTATCTTTCGGAGTTCTTGTGGAATGGTAAACACTAAATGTCGATGAACTACGTCGAATATACTTTTCACTGTCTTTTCAACCCATTCATCGACGTATCGCTTACCGCA is drawn from Candidatus Electrothrix aestuarii and contains these coding sequences:
- a CDS encoding S8 family serine peptidase, with protein sequence MNIINMLLRSKKRSVIHLVNAFFIAICFPSIILGESQVVTPVDTQENNSELTQTSHKLLPEVGVRVIIPEKKKVSDRLEKALLRRAFSFDSNTNFSRAFSLDTFNPSSFSVAEAADEVELIEIIRPQGIHLVNQTPFNRDARLTHKVPQFEATFHNGQGASILAAIFDGGAVRNTHQEFRVDMLSPDGNSASPIYRVDKRTSSPYSNHATHVAGTMAAQGVRDAARGMARKLRLLSFDWKDDLVNLEAVADHITVSNHSYGPFTGWSHNEELGGWIWWGNISHSDKEDSTFGKYTSDNAMLDNILYTHPELLTVVAAGNDRIDAPISQPERHYFIDGINPLTGQANWKISSDIRNADGFDQGGLDTISGLGVSKNVLCVGAINDQFRNGVQISETIKSTSFSNWGPTDDGRIKPDVVANGDTLLSLSSEDDDVYTEISGTSMASPTAAGIAALLAEFFITKQGRAPTSAELKGIIIHGAVDGGIPGPDPIFGWGAINALASGRIIAGNQGEIILSDTVEVGAVKEYSFAGTPKDVRVTLTWTDLPGCQVLKYVDTKIVTTSHQFSQNKSLQAFHS
- a CDS encoding IS3 family transposase; the protein is MNHWALILKKFREEIITRAAAVRQISRQAACNWYGISRQAYYQALQRQMLQAAENQLIVELVRAIRQRHPRMGGRKLHYELQDSMAALGISRGRDAFFKLLSAHNLLVPTRLSHRKTTHAGLWRCPNLLIDLTITHVHQAWVGDITYITTETGFVYLALLTDVFSRFIVGFDLSSSLAVEGCDRALKQAIAQADGADLRGLIHHSDHGVQYTAWLYRERLQKMEIRSSMGEVGNCYENALAERVNGILKGEYGLDDLFIDKEHAQKAVREAVWLYNYERPHLALNYGKPAEIYFEKIDVK
- a CDS encoding transposase, whose translation is MKKEPVKRYSQALKQQVVREYEEGVSIYSLRQKYGIGAHGTVERWIKKFGRSGYRAEVVHIQTVEDQLEFKAMKSRIKELESALAQSVLENRMLETTIEVADQSLGTDIKKISGGNYNQGSSCKADQQAGGL
- a CDS encoding IS5 family transposase translates to MERASYSTDLTDIQFEIINKFLPSPSKTGRPRSYALREILNAIFYLVHTGCQWREIPHDFPKWTSVYYYFRKWKRDGTWFLVKQAIHTDLREEQGKNAEPSAVMIDSQSVKTAQMAETRGFDGNKKVKGRKRHVISDTLGFPLIVKVHDANLSDGKQSISIFQTLFLWFASIKMVWADAAYRGDLADYLWCAFQCRLEIAPTLKTKGFQVVPKRWIIERTFGWFQWDRRLMIDYERQAQSAETMVYIASIRKMLNRYK
- a CDS encoding S41 family peptidase: MIWLKRKLCYETASAVKSQKVFKQALSEEEKRQIIKQALVLMEEFYVHLPLKRSMYAVEPVQRLKLLDHRLPPDDRRFHEEMISIFMGVRDLHTNYILPAPYSQFTAMLPFRIGEYFDDGERKYIVFATVGEDPSFRPGMPITHWNGIPIGRAVEINARLHAGGNEAASHSRGLQRMTVRPLIMSLPPDEEWIDIRYLDEDGKAQERRFEWTVVSSSDVRLSETSMRDLDDATLGHLATIGLDAENEVANHAIESVFEQKRLQLDTAILRFLETGAVSESLTGGAGPDFSTLSKIPRIFQFNRVNTPKGEIGRIQILTFNLENPDGSFIEVDDFLAEFVRITSLLPQDRLIIDVRNNGGGHVPAGEKLLQTITDSTIEPERLHFITSRLVLNMVKRHPYFSKWLRSLERAIKTSAQYSQGFPFEEQENYNQIGRKYPGKVLLITNAFCYSTTDIFAAGFRDHNIGPILGTDSNTGAGGANVFPWWLVNSLCEDLDNSPVQLPSSGASFRVAIRRTTRVGANAGEPLEDFGVEPDEVHQTTLTDLTEGDIDLYAHAADLLDKWQ
- a CDS encoding XRE family transcriptional regulator yields the protein MPEAFITPHVLSWARKRAQFSTDDAAQRVKVRPEQFLAWEEGKKRPTFRQAKLLAKAFHVPFGYFFLPAPPKQEPDIPDLRTVGSRTMPGFSLEFLDLYNDILRKQDWFREYRMQEGAQPLPFIGKYSATDDYRVVAANIRQVLSVDEARSSARNWEQFIACLIEQAEDAGILVMRNSIVGNDTHRPLSVDEFRGFALSDPVAPLIFINSRDAKSAQIFTLAHELVHLWIGQSGVSNPLLNREKKGKRGKKVETFCNRTAAEVLVPETQFLVDWDNEIPAQENIALLAQQYRVSQLVIARRGYDLNVLPYDVLQDFYRQAVQYDRKKKEKLSESAGGPKSDTMRKFRNGKLFSQAVAAAALEGRLLLRDAGSLLGIKPASLKQYADFLTGK
- a CDS encoding DUF4411 family protein — translated: MDSNVFIQAKNAHYHFSICPGFWDWLVLRAGTVGSISPVLEELQNGNDELKDWAKEIKHSHFFADVTEPAVQEIFRSIASYAVENHSQRVAEHFLSGADPWLIAFAKVHGCTAVTHEAYNPQTKRKILIPNVCHEFEVDYTDCFTMLKNLNVRFVLEESRNGQ
- a CDS encoding transposase — translated: MFTIPQELRKIIFSDRMLIKIMMDCASKAAVEVLQSKGVDAVPGILLVVHTFGRDLKFNPHVHMLMTEGGLTSSNQWVDIPFLPYGLLRKKWQYYLLTEIKASLPQTKENVRFIDYLFKSQRNGFYVNGKSKMTSARHAARYIGRYMARPALAEHKITNYDGEEVTFWYIDHKTEVKVTEAIPAKEFIQRLIDHIPLKGFKMVRHYGLYSRRTKTIAIEILMDCKRFIQKTFEFMKSDSRSLSWRERLVQSFGKDPLTCPNCKEKMFLWRIWHPDYGDIFDLSRDGPFVESKSKQECNKRNSSGRQVKWIPQLLPF